The following proteins come from a genomic window of Paenibacillus spongiae:
- the tyrS gene encoding tyrosine--tRNA ligase: MTNEAVNAINADLLDDLEYRGLIYQITDRDGLLKKLSDERIVLYCGFDPTADSLHIGSLLPILCLRRFQMAGHIPLALVGGGTGLIGDPSGRSTERSLNTTDTVAQWTDSLKRQLSRFLDFEVDENPAKLVSNYDWIAPLDVITFLRDVGKNFTVNYMLAKDSVDSRLSQGISFTEFSYMVLQAYDFHKLHEEYGCSLQIGGSDQWGNITAGLDLIGKMGGGHAIGLTMPLVTKSDGKKFGKSESGAIWLDRSKTSAYQFYQFWINTDDNDVIKFLKYFTFLTREQIEELESELKNQPEKRAAQRELAREVTRLVHGEDAVVSAEKITQALFSGDVTQLSEDELVEALQDMPTTLLDEQEETGLIDLLVAAGLAPSRRQAKQDIESGAVYVNGGKQSGIDSVIKADQRLHGKYVVLRRGKKNYALVRYGS, encoded by the coding sequence ATGACGAATGAAGCCGTAAACGCAATAAACGCCGATTTGCTGGACGATCTGGAATATCGGGGTCTAATCTATCAAATCACCGACCGCGACGGTCTGCTTAAGAAGCTTTCAGACGAGCGCATTGTTCTATACTGCGGCTTCGATCCGACGGCCGACAGCCTCCATATAGGCAGCCTGCTGCCGATTCTCTGCTTGCGCCGGTTCCAGATGGCCGGACATATTCCGCTTGCTCTTGTCGGCGGAGGCACGGGCCTGATCGGCGATCCGAGCGGACGTTCTACGGAGCGCTCCCTCAATACGACGGATACGGTGGCCCAGTGGACCGACAGCCTGAAGCGTCAGCTGTCCCGCTTTCTCGACTTCGAAGTGGACGAGAACCCAGCCAAGCTGGTCAGCAACTACGATTGGATTGCGCCGCTTGACGTCATTACGTTCCTGCGCGATGTGGGAAAGAACTTTACGGTCAATTACATGCTGGCGAAGGATTCCGTCGATTCGAGACTGTCGCAGGGCATCTCCTTCACCGAGTTCAGCTACATGGTTCTGCAGGCATATGACTTCCATAAGCTGCACGAAGAATACGGCTGCTCGCTGCAGATCGGCGGAAGCGATCAATGGGGCAATATTACGGCCGGTCTGGATTTAATCGGGAAGATGGGCGGAGGCCATGCCATCGGGCTGACGATGCCGCTTGTTACGAAGAGCGACGGGAAGAAGTTCGGCAAATCGGAGAGCGGCGCAATCTGGCTCGACCGCAGCAAGACGTCCGCTTACCAATTCTATCAATTCTGGATCAATACGGACGATAACGATGTCATCAAGTTTCTGAAATATTTCACCTTCTTAACCCGCGAGCAGATCGAGGAGCTGGAATCCGAGCTTAAGAACCAGCCGGAGAAGCGTGCCGCGCAGCGGGAGCTTGCCCGTGAAGTGACCAGGCTTGTCCATGGCGAGGATGCCGTCGTTAGCGCGGAAAAAATTACGCAAGCGCTGTTCTCCGGCGATGTGACGCAGTTAAGCGAAGACGAGCTTGTCGAGGCGCTGCAGGATATGCCGACGACATTGCTGGACGAACAAGAGGAGACCGGCTTGATCGATCTCCTTGTGGCCGCAGGACTTGCGCCTTCCCGCCGCCAAGCGAAGCAGGATATCGAGAGCGGAGCCGTGTATGTCAACGGCGGTAAGCAGAGCGGGATCGACTCGGTCATCAAGGCGGATCAAAGGCTGCACGGCAAGTACGTCGTCTTGCGCCGCGGCAAGAAGAATTATGCCTTGGTGCGTTACGGATCTTAG
- a CDS encoding sensor domain-containing diguanylate cyclase, translating to MLRTQSIRNKKKISLTVMLPLLVTFSILFSTFILIFVSYQAEKKTLMNTTLELNYVNATKMSDTINSLFKAMKQSLKSTASYMSANTYKSASVILAELDLIRGSSNYFNSLFWADETGLIHTVSPSSIGLAGQTLSTPASKIALALQQPYLSAPYIGTTNRLIVLMTEPVFDSEGRYRGFIGGTIYLQEANVIYDIFGLNTDNETGSYFYIVGPQGDLIFHPDRSRLGEDVSGNDVVQKLARGESGMEQVVNTRGVSYLAGFSAVAENNWGVIMQTPESTVYRQLTLLVREQLLNMLVPVLLMMAAAIFIAIKLAKPFVKLSALAARLSDGDAVSKNDFTPHWNKEANQLSHIMSLAVESVERQKASLSLAAATDQLTGLYNRRMLEESMRTWLVQGMPFSLIVLDIDRFKSVNDRFGHQTGDEVLKHLARVMSDCVRLGDICCRFGGEEFVILLPQAASQTTLKIAEDIRRTMERAVSPCGEPVTVSLGIAEYPLHADNADKLFQLADTALYTAKHEGRNRIVVAAPELVR from the coding sequence ATGCTGCGCACCCAGTCTATCAGAAACAAAAAGAAAATCAGTCTGACGGTTATGCTGCCTCTGCTGGTAACGTTCTCCATCCTGTTCTCGACCTTCATACTCATCTTCGTATCCTACCAGGCGGAGAAGAAGACGTTAATGAATACAACGCTCGAGCTTAATTATGTCAATGCGACAAAAATGAGCGATACGATAAACTCCTTATTCAAAGCGATGAAGCAGAGCTTGAAATCGACCGCTTCTTATATGTCGGCCAATACGTATAAATCGGCATCGGTCATTCTAGCGGAGCTGGATCTCATCCGCGGCAGCAGCAATTATTTCAACTCGCTTTTCTGGGCGGATGAGACGGGGCTGATTCATACCGTATCGCCCTCATCCATCGGCTTAGCCGGGCAAACGCTGTCCACGCCTGCTTCGAAGATCGCACTGGCCTTGCAGCAGCCCTATCTATCGGCTCCTTACATTGGGACGACCAACCGGCTCATCGTGCTCATGACCGAGCCGGTATTCGATTCGGAAGGCCGCTACCGCGGATTCATTGGCGGAACGATCTATCTTCAGGAAGCGAATGTCATCTATGACATATTCGGCTTGAATACCGACAATGAAACGGGATCCTATTTCTACATCGTCGGCCCTCAAGGGGACCTGATCTTCCATCCCGACCGTTCCCGCTTGGGCGAGGATGTCAGCGGCAATGATGTCGTACAGAAGCTGGCCCGCGGCGAAAGCGGCATGGAGCAGGTCGTGAACACCCGCGGCGTCTCGTATTTGGCCGGATTCTCGGCAGTCGCGGAGAATAACTGGGGCGTCATCATGCAGACGCCGGAATCGACCGTATACCGGCAATTGACTCTGCTTGTCCGGGAGCAGCTGCTTAACATGCTTGTTCCCGTCCTCCTTATGATGGCTGCGGCGATCTTCATCGCCATTAAGCTGGCTAAGCCGTTCGTGAAGCTGTCTGCGCTGGCTGCGCGGTTGTCGGATGGCGATGCTGTTTCGAAGAACGACTTCACCCCGCATTGGAACAAAGAGGCGAACCAGCTCAGCCATATCATGAGTCTTGCGGTCGAATCCGTTGAACGGCAGAAGGCAAGCCTTTCGCTGGCCGCGGCGACCGATCAATTGACCGGGCTGTACAATCGCAGAATGCTGGAAGAATCGATGAGGACGTGGCTGGTTCAAGGTATGCCCTTCTCCCTTATCGTGCTCGACATCGACCGCTTCAAATCGGTAAATGACCGCTTCGGGCACCAGACCGGGGACGAGGTTCTGAAGCATCTTGCCCGCGTCATGAGCGATTGTGTCCGGCTCGGCGATATTTGCTGCCGGTTTGGCGGAGAAGAATTCGTTATTCTGCTGCCGCAGGCCGCAAGCCAAACGACGCTGAAGATCGCCGAGGATATCCGCAGGACGATGGAAAGGGCCGTAAGTCCATGCGGCGAGCCGGTAACCGTCTCTCTGGGCATCGCAGAATATCCGCTGCACGCCGACAATGCCGATAAGCTGTTTCAGCTTGCCGACACAGCTCTGTATACGGCGAAGCATGAAGGCCGGAACAGGATCGTCGTCGCTGCCCCTGAGCTTGTCAGGTGA
- a CDS encoding ParB/RepB/Spo0J family partition protein → MIELPLDLIDEDTDQPRYQFDEEALQELMQSIEEIGLLSPIKVRTMDGGRYKIIYGNRRYKACKTLGLRKIPCIVSTVTNELDIYLEQIAENLTREGFSPIEEAEAFNKLLNDPKFTSSTKYLSSKLGKPEAYIKNKIELLKFGQAVKKLIVGGTEIKKGRLTEEQLLPIKDLPMEHRDPLAMIIARDELPVSDVKKISRLFKDKDISSGTKDKLLYKSGRDLLETWSVYEQNRAERAKPAAPKAAAVKEKKQEQAAAAAAPKQSAASSLESTLKGLLAAIPAHSPLSPEVMLTHEAILPADRVSFEHDVDQLIQNLQNHLEEWKKIKELAGSSSSNVSV, encoded by the coding sequence ATGATAGAACTACCCCTTGATTTAATCGATGAAGATACCGATCAGCCCCGTTATCAATTTGACGAAGAGGCTCTGCAGGAATTAATGCAAAGTATTGAGGAAATCGGCTTGCTGTCTCCGATCAAAGTGCGGACGATGGATGGCGGCCGATATAAGATCATTTATGGCAACCGCCGCTACAAGGCTTGCAAGACGCTCGGCCTTCGCAAGATTCCATGCATCGTATCCACCGTAACGAACGAGCTGGACATCTATTTGGAGCAGATTGCGGAGAACTTGACGAGGGAAGGCTTCTCCCCGATCGAGGAGGCGGAAGCCTTCAACAAGCTGCTGAACGATCCGAAGTTTACCAGCTCGACCAAATATCTCTCCAGCAAATTAGGCAAGCCGGAAGCCTATATTAAAAATAAAATCGAGCTGCTGAAGTTCGGCCAGGCGGTCAAGAAGCTGATTGTCGGCGGTACGGAAATCAAGAAGGGCCGGCTGACGGAGGAGCAGCTCCTCCCTATTAAAGATTTGCCGATGGAGCACCGGGATCCGCTGGCCATGATTATAGCCAGAGACGAGCTGCCTGTAAGCGACGTGAAGAAGATCTCCCGCTTATTCAAGGATAAAGACATTTCAAGCGGCACGAAGGACAAGCTGCTGTACAAATCAGGGCGCGATCTGCTGGAAACCTGGTCGGTATATGAACAGAACCGGGCGGAACGCGCGAAGCCAGCAGCGCCCAAGGCAGCGGCCGTCAAAGAGAAGAAGCAAGAGCAGGCGGCAGCCGCGGCGGCGCCGAAGCAATCCGCCGCTTCATCCCTGGAAAGCACGCTTAAGGGATTGCTGGCTGCTATTCCGGCTCACAGCCCTTTATCTCCCGAGGTTATGCTCACTCATGAAGCTATTCTGCCAGCCGATCGGGTAAGCTTCGAGCATGATGTCGATCAGCTTATCCAGAATCTTCAGAACCATCTGGAGGAATGGAAGAAGATCAAGGAGCTTGCCGGCTCCTCCTCCTCCAACGTTAGCGTATAA